In Ktedonobacteraceae bacterium, one genomic interval encodes:
- a CDS encoding ABC-2 family transporter protein, producing MGALIRVQKRTPGQRLVLVLRKYLAVMRVSIASNLAYMMEVFFRGLFLVVLIFVLGQLWKTTYSARGATLLSGFSISDMIWYLAAAEMIATSMPALTRRIDQEVRSGQLAYLLVRPCSYVFYNFAQYLGERVVRFIINGIVAASVALIFVGPPHLTWMGVVVWPFVTLLAMCIDFVAYFSIGLLAFWTEDTNSFSFVFSRLTLVLGGVLAPLEIFPQPLRSIAQALPFSAILYGPARTLVHFEFYPFLGLLEQQLITLAVGGAILFAIYSVAIRRVSINGG from the coding sequence ATGGGTGCATTGATACGTGTTCAAAAGCGCACTCCTGGCCAGAGGCTTGTACTCGTGCTGAGAAAGTACCTGGCTGTGATGCGCGTGAGCATTGCCAGCAACCTGGCCTATATGATGGAAGTCTTCTTTCGCGGGTTGTTCCTCGTTGTGCTGATCTTCGTGCTGGGACAGTTATGGAAAACGACGTATTCGGCGCGGGGAGCAACGCTGCTGAGCGGGTTCAGCATCAGCGATATGATCTGGTACCTGGCAGCTGCCGAGATGATCGCGACTTCCATGCCGGCATTGACGCGCCGTATCGACCAGGAGGTACGTTCGGGGCAACTCGCTTACCTGTTGGTACGGCCATGCAGTTATGTTTTCTATAACTTTGCGCAATACCTGGGCGAGCGGGTGGTACGCTTCATCATCAATGGCATCGTGGCCGCCTCGGTCGCGCTGATCTTCGTGGGGCCGCCGCATCTCACCTGGATGGGAGTAGTTGTCTGGCCGTTCGTCACCTTGCTGGCGATGTGCATCGACTTCGTGGCCTACTTCAGCATCGGATTGCTGGCATTCTGGACTGAAGATACCAATTCGTTCAGTTTCGTGTTCAGTCGCCTGACGTTGGTGCTGGGCGGTGTGCTGGCGCCATTAGAGATTTTTCCACAGCCGCTGCGCAGCATTGCCCAGGCGCTGCCTTTCAGCGCCATCCTGTACGGCCCTGCCCGCACGCTGGTGCATTTTGAGTTCTATCCGTTCCTGGGATTACTAGAACAGCAATTGATCACCCTGGCGGTAGGCGGCGCGATTCTGTTTGCCATCTACTCGGTCGCAATTCGACGAGTGAGTATCAATGGAGGCTAG
- a CDS encoding ABC-2 family transporter protein, producing the protein MMAIVKIGTRTLSFMKAYFVANLQAAMEYRAAFWTQILTMVANDSLWLFFWWTYFRQFPLVHGWQNTDIVILWAVSACAFGIAMCVFGNAPKLAALIMNGGLDAYLGMPRNVLLHVCISATDPSAWGDVIFSVGAFVLFLHPDVLHFGLFVLLAVQSALIFVAFLVILGSMAFFVGNTEGMTQQVFGALITFSTYPMNIFTGVVRLLLFTIVPAGFISFVPLQLLHQFTWPLLGAMAGFTALFVSVAMIVFRLGLRRYESGNLLGMQN; encoded by the coding sequence ATGATGGCCATTGTCAAAATCGGTACGCGAACGCTGAGTTTTATGAAGGCGTACTTCGTCGCCAACCTGCAGGCGGCAATGGAGTATCGCGCGGCTTTCTGGACGCAGATTCTCACGATGGTAGCTAATGATAGTCTGTGGCTCTTTTTCTGGTGGACCTACTTCCGCCAGTTCCCACTGGTGCATGGCTGGCAGAACACAGATATCGTCATACTCTGGGCCGTCTCTGCCTGCGCTTTCGGCATTGCGATGTGCGTCTTTGGCAACGCTCCCAAACTGGCTGCTCTGATTATGAACGGCGGGCTGGATGCATACCTGGGCATGCCTCGCAATGTGCTGCTGCACGTCTGCATTTCGGCGACAGATCCATCGGCCTGGGGCGATGTCATTTTTAGTGTGGGAGCCTTTGTCCTGTTCCTGCATCCCGACGTATTGCATTTCGGGCTATTCGTATTGCTGGCCGTACAAAGCGCCCTGATCTTCGTGGCCTTTCTTGTGATTCTCGGCTCGATGGCGTTCTTTGTCGGCAATACAGAGGGTATGACGCAGCAAGTTTTTGGGGCGCTGATCACATTCAGCACCTACCCTATGAACATCTTTACGGGAGTCGTGCGCCTGCTGCTCTTCACCATCGTTCCGGCGGGCTTCATCTCGTTTGTGCCTCTTCAGTTGCTGCACCAGTTCACCTGGCCGCTGTTGGGAGCGATGGCCGGATTTACCGCCTTGTTTGTAAGTGTGGCGATGATCGTGTTCCGGTTAGGGCTGCGCAGGTATGAGAGCGGGAATCTGTTAGGGATGCAGAATTGA
- the metG gene encoding methionine--tRNA ligase, translating to MTNSEEASQEDAGDGKRYFITTAIDYPNAPPHIGHSLEKVAADVLARYHRLQGHDTFFSMGLDENSQHVVKASEANHVDIRAWIERMNQAFRLAWAKLDVSYDAWMRTTDEQHFRASQELFRRAQERGDIYKSIYSGWYCPNCNNFYTDEELVNGRCPDHPSIVPEWLEEENYFFALSRYSDRLLEHIQTHPEFIVPPVRQAEVLGMIRQGLRDFSVSRVVNPARQPWGVPVPGDPGHVLYVWFDALTNYITVAGFPDDKTRFRHYWPADAHVIGKDITRFHCLYWPAMLMSAGLALPRQVAVHGFITLEGQRISKTTGNIVEPVELVDEFGVDAVRYYLLRNLSFASDGDFSRAGLIRHYNDELANDLGNLLNRVVTMTQRYRDGVIPAPGPAGVLEEDLQRVATETRIGAETALEAWEIGNALGIIWSLVRRANQYIEQSEPWKLARQPDKQQQLDNVLYSATEALRLLAIYLAPFIPSASNRILSQLGLLPVRGSAWIQEGIWGSRALSHVAPGSQLFPRIEG from the coding sequence ATGACCAATTCTGAAGAGGCATCCCAGGAAGATGCAGGAGACGGCAAACGCTACTTTATCACGACCGCCATTGATTATCCGAACGCTCCGCCGCATATCGGGCATTCGCTGGAGAAGGTGGCAGCTGATGTCCTTGCCCGCTATCATCGCCTGCAAGGACACGACACATTTTTCAGCATGGGGCTTGACGAGAATAGCCAGCATGTGGTGAAAGCATCCGAGGCTAACCATGTTGATATTCGCGCGTGGATCGAGCGTATGAATCAAGCTTTCCGCCTGGCATGGGCGAAGCTCGATGTATCCTACGATGCCTGGATGCGCACAACAGACGAGCAGCATTTTCGGGCCTCGCAGGAACTGTTTCGCCGCGCGCAGGAACGAGGAGACATCTATAAGTCCATCTATTCCGGCTGGTACTGCCCGAACTGCAACAACTTTTATACTGACGAGGAACTGGTGAATGGCCGGTGCCCTGACCATCCATCAATCGTGCCTGAATGGTTAGAGGAGGAGAATTACTTTTTCGCGCTCTCCAGATACAGTGACCGCTTGCTGGAGCATATTCAGACGCATCCAGAATTCATTGTACCGCCTGTGCGGCAGGCCGAGGTGCTAGGCATGATCCGGCAAGGGCTGCGCGATTTTTCTGTCTCGCGCGTAGTGAATCCGGCTCGGCAGCCCTGGGGCGTGCCGGTTCCAGGCGATCCTGGCCATGTCCTCTACGTCTGGTTCGATGCCTTAACCAATTACATTACCGTGGCCGGTTTTCCAGACGATAAAACGAGATTTAGGCATTACTGGCCTGCCGATGCGCATGTCATCGGCAAGGATATCACGCGCTTCCACTGCCTGTACTGGCCCGCCATGTTGATGTCAGCAGGTCTGGCACTGCCGCGACAGGTAGCAGTGCATGGTTTCATTACCCTGGAGGGGCAGCGCATCTCAAAGACGACCGGTAACATAGTCGAGCCGGTGGAACTTGTGGATGAGTTCGGGGTCGATGCAGTGCGTTACTACCTGCTGCGCAACCTGTCTTTCGCGTCCGATGGCGATTTCTCGCGCGCCGGGTTGATACGTCATTATAATGACGAGCTTGCTAATGACCTGGGCAACCTCTTGAACCGCGTCGTGACGATGACGCAGCGTTATCGGGATGGAGTCATTCCCGCGCCAGGACCGGCAGGGGTCCTTGAGGAAGACTTGCAACGTGTGGCGACGGAGACACGCATTGGAGCAGAAACGGCGTTGGAAGCATGGGAAATAGGAAATGCCCTGGGTATCATCTGGAGCCTGGTGAGGCGCGCCAATCAATACATCGAGCAAAGCGAGCCGTGGAAACTGGCTCGCCAGCCTGATAAACAGCAGCAACTTGATAATGTGCTGTATTCGGCGACAGAGGCGTTGCGCCTGCTGGCGATCTACCTGGCTCCCTTTATTCCCTCGGCATCTAACCGTATCCTGAGCCAGCTGGGATTGCTGCCTGTGAGGGGGTCAGCATGGATTCAGGAGGGAATCTGGGGAAGTCGTGCTTTGTCGCATGTAGCGCCGGGATCACAATTATTCCCACGGATTGAGGGATAG
- a CDS encoding PadR family transcriptional regulator produces MYELIILSLLMRWNAHGYLIASVINDIIGPYAKMSNGRLYPLLAKLEEQGLIEAFVESERASHGDRQHRSYAITEAGRKRFHDLMLDTTSNPGDYQKLFLQKVTVLELLNPAERLYLIDHYINYCQAHVLHLTAEAEHLVSDVNDREYMKASQLEAIVNVMHHMIEQWRLELEWARNLRKKEVLQAEGQEVL; encoded by the coding sequence ATGTACGAACTGATCATTCTTTCGCTGCTGATGCGCTGGAATGCCCATGGCTATCTCATTGCCAGTGTCATAAATGATATCATCGGCCCATACGCCAAGATGAGTAATGGGCGGCTTTATCCCTTACTGGCTAAACTGGAAGAGCAGGGACTGATCGAGGCGTTTGTAGAAAGCGAAAGGGCCTCTCATGGTGACCGGCAACATCGCAGCTATGCAATAACAGAGGCTGGACGCAAGCGCTTTCACGATTTGATGCTTGATACTACCTCGAATCCAGGTGATTACCAGAAGTTGTTCTTGCAAAAGGTGACAGTGCTCGAATTGCTGAATCCTGCCGAGCGCCTGTACCTGATCGATCACTATATCAACTACTGCCAGGCCCATGTGTTGCATCTCACAGCCGAAGCGGAGCACCTGGTGAGCGATGTGAATGACAGGGAATATATGAAGGCCTCTCAACTTGAGGCTATTGTGAACGTTATGCATCATATGATTGAGCAGTGGAGGCTGGAGCTGGAATGGGCCAGAAACCTGCGCAAGAAAGAAGTCCTGCAGGCAGAAGGCCAGGAAGTTCTATAG
- a CDS encoding XdhC family protein codes for MRELFQEIFDILQSGETAAMATIVKRKGSVPREVGAKMVVRPGGKISGTVGGGCGEAEVWRSALNVIDTLRPNMVQVDLTEEIAMESQGVCGGIFDVFVQPWHNNPLPGQPAMQEIARIISDALEGEHAIVLATVIAAGGSWRAYIGRQMLVYENGETSGNLIADEAPAGLTAHLVQAAQNAIATGKPHMENIETTLDGGRHKMTRQGTWAEIFIEPFVPRPVLLIAGAGHIAVPLAALAHQVNFSVSVTDDRASFVNRERFPSAKQLLQGDIESILRNYPITPRTHIVLVTRAHAHDVQGLRAIIDSPAAYIGMIGSQRRVWAVFKLLHQEGVPAGKLARVRAPIGLDLGGAAPEEIALSIMAEIIMLRHGGSGRAMSEPLRDRFMERLRRLDEEE; via the coding sequence GTGCGAGAGCTTTTTCAAGAAATCTTCGATATTCTACAGTCCGGCGAAACGGCTGCCATGGCGACTATCGTCAAGCGTAAAGGCTCGGTGCCACGCGAGGTGGGAGCGAAAATGGTTGTGCGGCCTGGGGGCAAAATCAGCGGTACCGTCGGCGGAGGCTGTGGCGAGGCCGAAGTATGGCGCAGCGCGCTCAATGTCATTGACACATTGCGCCCAAATATGGTACAGGTTGATTTGACCGAAGAGATTGCGATGGAAAGTCAGGGTGTCTGCGGGGGCATTTTCGACGTGTTCGTCCAGCCCTGGCATAACAACCCACTTCCTGGCCAGCCGGCAATGCAAGAAATTGCTCGTATCATAAGCGATGCCTTAGAGGGTGAACATGCCATAGTGCTGGCCACCGTCATCGCTGCCGGCGGTTCGTGGCGTGCTTATATTGGCCGGCAGATGTTAGTGTATGAAAATGGCGAAACAAGTGGCAATTTGATAGCGGATGAGGCTCCTGCCGGATTGACGGCCCATCTGGTACAGGCGGCTCAAAATGCTATCGCGACAGGCAAACCCCACATGGAAAATATCGAGACTACCCTTGATGGCGGGCGGCATAAAATGACTCGTCAGGGAACCTGGGCAGAGATTTTTATCGAACCATTCGTCCCGCGTCCGGTGCTGCTGATTGCCGGCGCGGGGCACATAGCGGTGCCGCTTGCTGCGCTTGCGCACCAGGTGAACTTCTCAGTCAGTGTGACTGACGATCGCGCGTCTTTCGTCAATCGCGAGCGTTTTCCCTCGGCCAAACAATTATTGCAGGGCGACATCGAGTCTATTCTGCGCAACTATCCAATCACGCCGCGTACTCATATCGTCCTCGTTACGCGCGCGCATGCTCATGATGTGCAGGGACTGCGCGCCATCATCGATTCGCCCGCCGCCTATATCGGCATGATCGGCAGCCAGCGCCGTGTCTGGGCGGTCTTCAAACTTCTGCACCAGGAAGGCGTGCCTGCCGGGAAACTTGCGCGCGTGCGCGCGCCAATCGGCCTCGACTTAGGTGGTGCCGCGCCCGAAGAAATTGCGCTCAGCATCATGGCTGAAATCATCATGCTGCGTCATGGTGGTTCTGGCCGTGCGATGTCCGAACCTTTGCGCGACCGCTTTATGGAGCGCTTGAGACGTCTGGACGAAGAGGAATGA
- a CDS encoding Uma2 family endonuclease yields the protein MAYYTITIQPGTLMTAEEFIRLPREDGWHYELAEGRLVRMPLAGYNHDVVAARLAARLLPYVEEHNLGECTLSQAGYLLSQRGEPDTVRSPDLAFVAAARIPRPNTPESLSFPRLAPDLIVEVVSPSQYRPEMIERARMWLSAGVRLVWIIWPQAKEAEVWQQGSDTPTAILNINDSLDGLDVVPGFTCPLARLFK from the coding sequence ATGGCCTATTACACGATTACAATACAGCCTGGTACGCTCATGACAGCAGAGGAGTTTATCCGCCTGCCCAGGGAAGACGGTTGGCACTACGAATTGGCAGAAGGGAGACTGGTCAGGATGCCTCTGGCTGGCTACAACCATGATGTAGTTGCAGCGCGCCTGGCTGCTCGTCTCTTACCTTATGTCGAGGAGCATAACCTCGGAGAATGCACACTTTCACAGGCAGGCTATCTCCTGAGCCAGCGAGGTGAGCCCGATACCGTTCGTAGCCCTGACCTGGCTTTTGTAGCTGCCGCCCGTATTCCTCGTCCAAACACGCCTGAGAGCCTTTCATTCCCGCGCCTGGCACCAGACCTGATAGTAGAGGTGGTATCCCCCAGCCAGTATCGACCGGAGATGATCGAGCGAGCAAGAATGTGGCTTAGCGCAGGAGTAAGACTGGTCTGGATCATCTGGCCCCAGGCAAAAGAGGCTGAGGTATGGCAGCAGGGCAGCGATACTCCTACAGCGATACTGAATATCAATGACTCCCTGGACGGATTGGATGTAGTGCCAGGCTTTACCTGTCCTCTTGCGCGCCTTTTCAAATAA
- a CDS encoding S9 family peptidase, with the protein MSETHNTTPEAVFPDNSQSNARVPITPGMLEKLRLASDANLSPDGRHVAFVVSEWIPEQPKKRRRIWLAEIAGNEPRPITRSQHDDSCPRWSPDGKQLAFISKEMGEGGKADEKGQEKQRSKAQPHVMSFPGGEPEQICTMPNGVSDLEWSPDGHYISFLSLEGKEPGTDPRVIMPGRHKRLWKVHVHGDVPEPLTPDNLTIWEYAWSPDGKQIAIYYSSGPDATDWYRGQIGIVSAGGGAIRQITHLTRQASALSWSPDGSRLAYISGEWSDPCKGGGDIFVIETGNGAHEPRNLTPGIQCSPAWCRWFPDGQRLLFTAWQGVTQQIGMLDEATGTITLLDENFVMDTAWPHLSLTPDMQSFVTTHANEQHPPDIYFGTLSKEGTKTTGIRWKRLSQLNPLAEETFAIAPSQAIKYESIDGWRIDALFTPPLSHKGNTLPPLVVDVHGGPSFAWTDDFGYTYFSAQELASAGYAVLRANIRGSWGRGVAFADAVVGDMGGKDLQDLLCGIDYLVERGMVDGNRVAIAGGSYGGFMAAWAITQTTRFSVAVMASGISDFHSFHAQSIIFDWDTRFIGVDPLEHPEAYRARSAITFAARVQTPTLIVHGEEDYIVPVNQAYAFYRALKERGVPTELVIYPREGHGNLEYDHRCDEEERILKWLEKYL; encoded by the coding sequence ATGAGTGAGACACACAACACCACGCCTGAAGCTGTATTTCCTGATAATAGCCAGTCAAACGCACGAGTTCCGATTACTCCTGGAATGTTGGAAAAGCTCCGCCTCGCCAGCGACGCAAACCTTTCTCCAGATGGCCGGCATGTCGCCTTTGTCGTTTCAGAATGGATTCCTGAACAGCCTAAAAAACGAAGACGCATCTGGTTGGCTGAGATTGCCGGTAATGAGCCCCGCCCTATAACACGCAGCCAGCACGATGATAGTTGCCCGCGCTGGTCGCCCGATGGCAAGCAACTGGCATTTATCTCCAAAGAGATGGGCGAAGGGGGTAAAGCAGATGAAAAGGGCCAGGAGAAACAAAGGTCCAAAGCCCAGCCTCATGTCATGTCATTCCCGGGAGGTGAGCCTGAGCAAATCTGCACGATGCCAAATGGGGTAAGCGACCTGGAATGGTCGCCCGACGGTCACTATATTTCCTTCCTCTCCCTGGAGGGCAAGGAACCCGGCACCGACCCGCGTGTCATCATGCCGGGGCGCCATAAGCGGCTCTGGAAGGTGCATGTGCATGGCGATGTTCCCGAACCCCTCACCCCCGATAACCTCACGATCTGGGAATACGCCTGGTCGCCCGATGGCAAGCAAATCGCTATTTACTACTCGAGCGGACCGGATGCGACAGATTGGTACCGCGGTCAGATTGGCATCGTTTCTGCCGGGGGAGGGGCTATCCGGCAGATTACACACTTAACCCGTCAGGCCAGCGCTCTTAGCTGGTCGCCCGATGGCTCGCGTCTTGCGTACATCTCAGGTGAATGGAGCGACCCTTGCAAGGGGGGCGGAGACATTTTCGTCATTGAGACTGGAAATGGAGCGCATGAACCACGTAATCTGACGCCCGGCATTCAGTGTAGCCCGGCCTGGTGCCGCTGGTTTCCCGATGGTCAGCGCCTGCTTTTTACCGCGTGGCAAGGAGTTACGCAGCAAATCGGCATGTTGGATGAAGCCACCGGCACAATAACGCTGCTCGACGAAAATTTTGTGATGGACACTGCCTGGCCCCATCTCTCGCTCACCCCTGATATGCAATCTTTCGTAACCACGCACGCAAACGAGCAACATCCACCCGATATCTATTTCGGCACTCTTAGCAAAGAGGGAACAAAAACAACCGGCATTCGTTGGAAGCGCCTTTCACAGTTAAACCCTCTTGCCGAGGAAACCTTCGCCATTGCCCCCAGCCAGGCAATCAAGTATGAAAGCATTGATGGCTGGCGCATCGACGCGCTCTTTACGCCGCCGCTTTCGCACAAAGGTAACACTCTCCCTCCGCTTGTTGTGGATGTGCATGGTGGCCCATCATTCGCCTGGACTGATGATTTTGGCTATACATACTTTAGCGCCCAGGAACTGGCCTCCGCCGGTTATGCTGTGTTGCGCGCCAATATACGCGGAAGCTGGGGACGTGGGGTAGCCTTCGCCGATGCGGTCGTGGGCGATATGGGCGGCAAGGATCTCCAGGATTTGCTCTGTGGCATCGACTACCTGGTCGAGCGCGGTATGGTCGATGGCAATCGCGTTGCTATTGCCGGTGGCAGCTACGGCGGTTTCATGGCAGCATGGGCAATAACACAGACGACGCGCTTTTCGGTGGCGGTTATGGCATCCGGTATCTCCGACTTTCACAGTTTCCATGCCCAATCAATCATATTCGATTGGGATACGCGCTTTATCGGCGTTGATCCACTTGAACATCCCGAAGCTTATCGAGCCCGTTCCGCCATCACATTTGCTGCTCGCGTGCAGACTCCAACCCTCATCGTCCATGGAGAAGAAGATTACATTGTTCCCGTCAACCAGGCCTACGCATTCTACCGCGCCTTGAAGGAACGGGGCGTTCCTACGGAGTTGGTCATCTATCCACGTGAGGGCCACGGCAACCTTGAGTATGACCACAGGTGTGATGAGGAGGAGCGGATACTAAAATGGCTGGAGAAATATTTGTAA
- a CDS encoding MDR family MFS transporter, producing MAKEKPSTLQFAPATGGGRRIHGFALVSILVALMLTLLLEALDQTVVGTALPRIVASLQGFDRYTWVVTAYLLGSTTMVPIVGKLSDQFGRKWFFIAGVVVFLLGSALSGASQTMNQLIAFRALQGLGAGTGIALVFTVVGDIFPPAERARWQGIFSAVYGFSSVVGPTVGGWLTDHGPLLGSLITDATRWRWVFYINIPIGIIALVALLIYLPNNISERSSRYSGWAAVRRIDFLGAALASAATICLLLGLTWGGDQTYDWGSAQVVGMLVGAGILYIAFFAVERFAAEPVLPLSLFRNQIFSAGTTLSLLQGMILLGLVIYLPLYLQGVLGQSATNSGVVITPLTVSLVVGAGLSGFVVAMLKRYQAITIAGAVIMTIGVYLMTRMTATTGIGTAAIYMVVTGVGIGIFFSILTLAVQNALPRTQLGVGTGAVRYVSQLGSTLGVAIVGTVVNNTIASDILTRIPASTVKQLTPQGLKFATNPQILVDPTYRDTVVQTAQKYAVAQATAHIPPGPGHNQAVAAVAAQAMQQVQHLLNQVFEALKLSLAVAVQHGFVTILFFCFATVIAAFFLKDVPLAKEFRQAAPEAGAPSQEKKDVPVTH from the coding sequence ATGGCTAAAGAAAAACCCTCGACGCTGCAATTCGCGCCGGCAACTGGAGGCGGGCGGCGTATACATGGCTTCGCGCTTGTCAGTATTCTGGTTGCGCTGATGCTCACCCTCTTGCTTGAGGCGCTGGATCAGACTGTCGTTGGCACGGCACTGCCCAGAATCGTTGCTTCTTTGCAGGGCTTCGACCGCTATACCTGGGTCGTCACGGCTTATCTGCTTGGTTCTACTACCATGGTGCCGATTGTTGGCAAGCTCTCTGACCAGTTTGGGCGCAAGTGGTTCTTCATCGCCGGAGTGGTGGTCTTCTTGCTGGGTTCCGCGCTCTCCGGCGCTTCGCAGACGATGAACCAGCTCATCGCTTTCCGCGCTTTGCAAGGGTTAGGCGCGGGCACCGGCATCGCGCTGGTCTTCACCGTGGTTGGCGACATCTTCCCGCCTGCCGAGCGTGCCAGGTGGCAGGGCATTTTTTCGGCAGTCTACGGCTTTTCTAGCGTCGTTGGTCCCACCGTTGGTGGATGGCTGACAGATCATGGTCCCTTGCTCGGTAGCCTTATCACTGATGCCACACGCTGGCGCTGGGTGTTTTATATCAACATTCCAATAGGAATCATTGCGTTAGTAGCGCTGCTCATCTATCTGCCCAACAACATTTCCGAGCGCAGCAGTCGCTATAGCGGCTGGGCAGCTGTGCGGCGCATCGACTTCCTGGGCGCTGCTCTGGCCTCGGCTGCCACCATCTGCTTGCTGCTGGGGCTCACCTGGGGGGGCGACCAGACCTATGATTGGGGTTCCGCGCAGGTCGTTGGTATGCTCGTGGGCGCCGGTATCCTGTATATCGCCTTCTTCGCCGTCGAACGTTTCGCAGCGGAACCCGTCCTGCCGCTCAGCCTGTTCCGCAACCAGATTTTCTCGGCAGGCACGACCCTTTCGCTCTTGCAAGGCATGATATTGCTCGGCCTGGTCATTTACCTGCCGCTCTACCTGCAAGGCGTGCTTGGGCAATCGGCCACCAATTCTGGTGTGGTAATCACCCCGCTCACGGTGAGCCTGGTAGTCGGCGCGGGCCTGTCTGGATTTGTCGTGGCTATGCTCAAACGTTATCAGGCAATCACCATCGCGGGAGCAGTTATTATGACCATTGGCGTCTACCTGATGACGCGGATGACGGCCACGACCGGTATTGGGACTGCTGCCATCTATATGGTTGTAACAGGCGTCGGAATCGGCATCTTTTTCTCGATCTTAACGCTTGCGGTACAAAATGCCTTGCCGCGCACGCAGCTCGGCGTTGGCACCGGCGCCGTTCGCTATGTCAGCCAGCTTGGCTCGACGTTAGGTGTGGCCATTGTCGGTACCGTCGTGAACAATACCATTGCCAGCGATATTCTCACGCGCATTCCTGCCAGCACTGTGAAGCAGCTTACCCCGCAAGGATTGAAGTTCGCGACCAATCCGCAAATCCTGGTCGATCCCACCTATCGCGATACAGTGGTGCAGACGGCTCAGAAGTACGCGGTAGCGCAGGCCACGGCGCATATTCCTCCTGGTCCAGGCCATAATCAGGCAGTGGCAGCGGTGGCGGCTCAGGCAATGCAGCAAGTTCAGCACCTGCTCAACCAGGTCTTCGAAGCCCTCAAGCTCTCGCTTGCCGTGGCTGTCCAGCATGGTTTTGTGACCATCCTTTTCTTTTGCTTTGCCACCGTTATTGCCGCATTCTTCCTGAAAGATGTGCCGCTGGCCAAAGAGTTTCGCCAGGCAGCACCGGAGGCAGGCGCTCCATCGCAAGAGAAGAAAGACGTTCCGGTGACGCATTGA
- a CDS encoding ATP-binding cassette domain-containing protein: MPIIEVEGLAKTFRTRQREAGLASSLRSFVAPKYREREAVKPTSFSLEQGEVLAFIGPNGAGKSTTIKMLTGILYPSAGKAHVLGMIPWQQRRKLAFHIASVYGQKSQLWYHLPPQDTFNLLARIYELDMEEYRKRRDFLVDVFDIAEYMQTPARKLSLGERMRCELAAALLHRPSVVFLDEPTIGLDVIAKQRIRDLIGHLNTQEGVTIFLTSHDAGDIEQVCRRAIVINHGEIILDAPVARLKRDYLKVKTVDLLLEEPAATLLKIDERSGRQRLSIQLPGSIHEEIQDTVSIQVLKAKEHGLKLAIDTSRSPLEPVIAAIMQHCHILDMTISDPPMEEIIATIYGQKDGETPFMTPPSNAEIELLQTNESESRENGSTEYMVSTDTKPEIEPESLIPFAEGD; the protein is encoded by the coding sequence ATGCCCATCATCGAGGTTGAGGGATTAGCAAAAACGTTCAGAACGCGCCAGCGTGAAGCTGGTTTGGCAAGCAGCTTGCGGTCGTTTGTCGCGCCTAAATATCGCGAGCGTGAGGCCGTGAAGCCCACCAGTTTCTCGCTTGAGCAAGGAGAGGTGCTTGCCTTTATCGGGCCGAACGGTGCAGGCAAATCTACCACCATTAAAATGCTGACGGGCATCCTGTATCCTTCCGCGGGCAAGGCTCACGTCCTGGGCATGATACCCTGGCAACAGAGGCGCAAACTGGCATTTCATATAGCCAGTGTATATGGGCAGAAATCTCAATTGTGGTATCATCTGCCGCCGCAGGATACTTTCAACCTGCTTGCGCGCATTTATGAACTGGATATGGAGGAGTATCGAAAGCGCCGCGACTTCCTGGTCGATGTGTTCGATATCGCAGAATACATGCAGACTCCGGCGCGCAAGCTGAGCCTGGGAGAGCGGATGCGTTGCGAGCTGGCGGCGGCTCTGCTGCACAGGCCCTCGGTCGTCTTCTTAGACGAGCCGACTATCGGGTTGGATGTCATCGCCAAACAGCGCATCCGCGACCTGATCGGTCATTTGAATACACAGGAGGGTGTCACCATTTTTCTGACTTCGCATGACGCGGGGGATATCGAGCAGGTCTGCCGGCGCGCGATTGTCATCAATCACGGGGAGATCATCCTCGACGCGCCCGTTGCCAGGCTGAAACGTGACTACCTGAAGGTGAAAACGGTCGATCTGCTGCTGGAGGAGCCTGCCGCAACATTGTTAAAAATTGACGAGCGCAGTGGCAGGCAGCGCTTGAGCATACAACTGCCAGGATCAATCCATGAGGAGATACAGGATACAGTGAGTATCCAGGTATTGAAGGCGAAGGAGCATGGTCTGAAGCTGGCAATCGATACGTCGCGCAGTCCGCTTGAACCGGTGATTGCCGCGATCATGCAGCATTGCCATATCCTCGACATGACCATCTCCGACCCACCGATGGAGGAGATCATCGCGACCATTTACGGGCAGAAAGATGGGGAGACGCCATTCATGACCCCGCCATCTAATGCTGAAATAGAGCTTCTTCAAACCAACGAATCAGAATCACGAGAAAATGGCAGTACAGAATACATGGTATCAACGGATACAAAGCCCGAAATTGAGCCGGAGTCCTTGATACCATTCGCGGAAGGAGATTAA